A window of the Acidimicrobiales bacterium genome harbors these coding sequences:
- the coaBC gene encoding bifunctional phosphopantothenoylcysteine decarboxylase/phosphopantothenate--cysteine ligase CoaBC: MLAGRRIVLGVSGGIAAYKAVEVCRRLVDAGAFVSPVMTKDAERFLGKVTLSALASEKVRTSMWDEAEPIPHTKLGQGADLVLVVPATARVLGAYAAGLSYDLLTSTLLATRAPVVVCPAMHTEMWEHAAVQENLATLRRRGVHVVDPEVGRLAGGDEGAGRLADPAAVVAAVESVFARQADLAGVRMLVTAGGTREPIDPVRFIGNRSSGKQGYAIAEEAHRRGAHVTLVTTVNRTTLAGIDIERVETAADMEAAVARHSDDADVVVMAAAVADFRPKATADTKIKKGDGVPEVILEPTPDILAGVAARKRDGQLLVGFAAETADLRANAADKLARKRLDLIVANDVSAPGVGFEHDTNSVIVLAADGTEQNVPLTDKRQVASVVLDQVAARLTRPSTSTGS; this comes from the coding sequence GTGTTGGCGGGACGCCGCATCGTCCTCGGCGTCTCCGGCGGCATCGCCGCCTACAAGGCCGTCGAAGTGTGCCGTCGCTTGGTCGACGCCGGGGCGTTCGTGTCGCCCGTCATGACCAAGGACGCCGAACGCTTTCTCGGCAAGGTCACCCTCTCGGCCCTCGCCTCGGAGAAGGTGCGCACCTCCATGTGGGACGAGGCCGAGCCCATCCCGCACACCAAGCTGGGCCAAGGCGCCGACCTCGTGCTCGTAGTGCCCGCCACTGCCCGCGTGCTGGGCGCCTATGCCGCGGGCTTGAGCTACGACCTGCTCACCTCGACGCTCCTCGCCACCCGCGCCCCGGTGGTGGTGTGCCCGGCCATGCACACCGAGATGTGGGAGCACGCGGCCGTGCAGGAGAACTTGGCCACCTTGCGCCGCCGCGGCGTGCACGTGGTCGACCCCGAGGTGGGGCGACTGGCGGGGGGCGACGAAGGCGCCGGACGCCTGGCCGACCCCGCGGCTGTCGTCGCTGCCGTCGAATCGGTATTCGCCCGGCAGGCCGACCTGGCCGGCGTGCGCATGCTCGTCACCGCGGGCGGCACCCGCGAGCCCATCGACCCGGTGCGTTTCATCGGCAATCGATCGTCGGGCAAGCAGGGCTACGCCATCGCCGAAGAAGCCCATCGCCGCGGCGCCCACGTCACCCTGGTCACCACCGTCAACCGCACCACCCTCGCCGGCATCGACATCGAGCGGGTGGAGACGGCGGCCGATATGGAAGCCGCGGTCGCCCGCCACAGCGACGACGCCGACGTGGTCGTGATGGCCGCCGCGGTGGCCGACTTCCGTCCCAAGGCCACGGCCGACACCAAGATCAAGAAGGGCGACGGCGTGCCCGAGGTCATCCTCGAACCCACGCCCGACATCCTGGCCGGCGTGGCCGCCCGCAAGCGCGACGGGCAGTTGCTCGTGGGCTTCGCGGCCGAGACCGCCGACCTGCGGGCCAACGCCGCCGACAAGCTGGCCCGCAAGCGGCTCGACCTCATCGTGGCCAACGACGTGTCGGCGCCTGGCGTCGGTTTCGAGCACGACACCAACAGCGTGATTGTGCTCGCGGCCGACGGTACCGAGCAGAATGTCCCCCTGACGGACAAGCGGCAGGTGGCGAGCGTGGTGCTCGACCAGGTAGCCGCCCGCCTGACCCGCCCCAGCACTTCAACAGGGAGTTAG
- the metK gene encoding methionine adenosyltransferase has product MSNRFTFTSESVTEGHPDKMADQISDTVLDAILAEDPQGRVACETLLTTGLVVVAGEITTNAYVDIPKLVRKTVCEIGYDRESFGFDGNTCGVITAIDEQSPDIGQGVSTALEVRTGKSGEDLLNSQGAGDQGMMFGYATDETEDLMPLPIWLAHRLAQRLAEVRKAGVLPYLRPDGKTQVTFDYEDGRPVALKTVLISTQHSPGLDIETLLKPDLKEHVIHPMLPAAFVDNDYKVLANPTGKFELGGPHADAGLTGRKIIVDTYGGAARHGGGAFSGKDPSKVDRSGAYAARWVAKHVVASGAARRCEIQVAYAIGVAHPISILVDTFGTETVSHDTIVKAVNDVFDLRPAAIVRDLDLRRPIYRRTAAYGHFGRSEKEFTWEALSKLDDFKAAVGA; this is encoded by the coding sequence TTGAGCAACCGTTTCACCTTCACGTCGGAGTCGGTCACCGAAGGCCATCCCGACAAGATGGCCGACCAGATCTCCGACACGGTGCTCGATGCCATCCTCGCTGAGGACCCGCAGGGCCGGGTGGCGTGCGAGACGCTGCTCACCACCGGCCTGGTGGTGGTGGCCGGCGAGATCACCACCAACGCCTACGTCGACATCCCCAAGCTGGTGCGCAAGACGGTGTGCGAGATCGGCTACGACCGTGAGTCGTTCGGCTTCGACGGCAACACGTGCGGCGTCATCACCGCCATCGACGAGCAGTCGCCCGACATCGGCCAAGGCGTGTCGACCGCCCTTGAGGTGCGCACCGGCAAGAGCGGCGAAGACCTGCTCAACAGCCAGGGCGCAGGCGACCAGGGGATGATGTTCGGCTACGCCACCGACGAGACCGAAGACCTCATGCCCCTGCCCATCTGGCTGGCGCATCGCCTGGCCCAGCGGCTGGCCGAGGTGCGCAAGGCGGGCGTGCTCCCGTACCTGCGGCCCGACGGCAAGACCCAGGTCACCTTCGACTACGAGGACGGCCGTCCCGTCGCCCTCAAGACCGTGCTCATCTCCACCCAGCACTCGCCGGGCCTCGACATCGAGACGCTGCTCAAGCCCGACCTCAAGGAGCACGTGATCCACCCCATGCTCCCGGCCGCCTTCGTCGACAACGACTACAAGGTGCTGGCCAACCCCACCGGGAAGTTCGAGCTGGGCGGCCCCCATGCCGACGCGGGCCTCACCGGCCGCAAGATCATCGTCGACACCTACGGCGGCGCTGCCCGCCACGGCGGTGGTGCTTTCTCGGGCAAGGACCCCTCCAAGGTCGACCGGTCCGGCGCCTACGCGGCGCGTTGGGTGGCCAAGCACGTGGTGGCCTCCGGCGCCGCTCGCCGTTGCGAGATCCAGGTGGCCTACGCCATCGGCGTGGCGCACCCCATCTCCATCCTGGTCGACACCTTCGGCACCGAGACGGTCAGCCACGACACGATCGTCAAGGCGGTCAACGACGTGTTCGACCTGCGGCCCGCCGCCATCGTGCGCGACCTAGACCTGCGCCGGCCCATCTACCGGCGCACGGCGGCCTACGGCCACTTCGGGCGCTCGGAGAAGGAGTTCACCTGGGAGGCGTTGTCGAAGCTCGACGACTTCAAGGCCGCGGTGGGCGCCTGA
- the def gene encoding peptide deformylase, with protein sequence MSTHVIRVFGDPVLKQRAAEVGDVDAALLRLVDDMVETMYAAPGVGLAAPQIGVQKRLFVYDIGDGPQAIVNPRIEESDGEWEFDEGCLSVPGLYWTITRPKQVHLVGFDLDGNELSIEADEYLARVFQHELDHLDGTLLLDRLDPDTRKEAMRELRRQALDLSTMGDAELRPPGRR encoded by the coding sequence ATGTCCACGCATGTCATCCGGGTCTTCGGCGACCCCGTGCTCAAGCAACGGGCCGCCGAGGTCGGCGATGTCGACGCCGCCCTGCTGCGGCTCGTCGACGACATGGTGGAGACGATGTACGCGGCGCCCGGCGTGGGGCTGGCGGCGCCCCAGATCGGCGTGCAGAAGCGGCTGTTCGTGTACGACATCGGCGACGGCCCCCAGGCCATCGTGAACCCCCGCATCGAGGAGTCCGACGGCGAGTGGGAGTTCGACGAGGGCTGCCTGTCGGTGCCCGGCCTGTACTGGACGATCACCCGGCCCAAGCAGGTGCACCTGGTGGGCTTCGACCTCGACGGCAACGAGTTGTCGATCGAAGCCGACGAGTACCTGGCCCGGGTGTTCCAGCACGAGCTCGACCACCTCGACGGCACCTTGCTGCTCGACCGGCTCGATCCCGACACCCGCAAGGAGGCGATGCGCGAGCTGCGGCGGCAAGCGCTCGACCTGTCGACCATGGGCGATGCCGAACTGCGGCCGCCCGGACGCCGCTGA
- a CDS encoding methionyl-tRNA formyltransferase → MTRLAYLGTPAAAVPPLEALIDAGHDVALVVTQPDRRRGRGGALVPSAVKAAAEAHGIPVTERVDDVLDADVELGVVVAFGRLVKPHVLERVPMLNLHFSLLPRWRGAAPVERAILAGDSETGVCLMQLEEGLDTGPVYAVEQVAIGAGETADSLRERLVTVGTRLLVERLREGLGEPVPQAGEATYAAKLEPEEFRLDWWRPAEELHRVVRLGRAWTTFRGKRLRVLDARLVTASGGLHGEIENLVVSAGDGAGLELVEVQPEGKGPQSAAAWANGARLQPGERLGE, encoded by the coding sequence CTGACCCGGCTCGCCTACCTCGGCACGCCCGCGGCCGCGGTCCCGCCGCTGGAGGCGTTGATCGACGCCGGCCATGACGTGGCCCTCGTCGTCACCCAGCCCGACCGCCGTCGCGGCCGCGGTGGCGCGCTCGTGCCCAGTGCGGTCAAGGCCGCAGCCGAGGCGCATGGCATCCCGGTGACCGAACGGGTCGACGACGTGCTCGACGCCGATGTGGAGCTGGGGGTGGTGGTGGCCTTCGGGCGGCTGGTGAAGCCGCACGTGCTCGAACGGGTGCCCATGCTCAACCTCCACTTCTCGCTGCTGCCGCGCTGGCGGGGTGCCGCACCCGTCGAGCGCGCCATCCTGGCGGGCGACAGCGAGACCGGCGTGTGCCTCATGCAGTTGGAGGAAGGGCTCGACACCGGGCCTGTCTATGCCGTGGAGCAGGTGGCCATCGGCGCGGGCGAGACGGCCGACTCGCTGCGAGAGCGACTGGTCACCGTCGGCACCCGCCTGTTGGTGGAACGGCTGCGCGAGGGGCTGGGCGAGCCGGTGCCCCAGGCAGGTGAGGCCACCTACGCCGCCAAGTTGGAGCCCGAGGAGTTCCGGCTCGACTGGTGGCGGCCCGCGGAAGAACTGCACCGTGTGGTGCGACTGGGCCGGGCGTGGACGACGTTCCGGGGCAAGCGCTTGCGCGTGCTCGACGCCCGCTTGGTGACCGCGTCGGGCGGCCTGCACGGCGAGATCGAGAACCTCGTCGTCTCCGCGGGCGACGGCGCCGGACTGGAGTTGGTCGAGGTGCAGCCGGAGGGCAAAGGCCCGCAGTCGGCCGCCGCTTGGGCCAACGGCGCCCGCCTCCAGCCCGGCGAACGCCTCGGCGAATGA
- a CDS encoding transcription antitermination factor NusB — translation MTASTPRPSGPSIRRQGAGSTDQNARAVAAQALLRIDEGAYANLVVPELLDACDLSARDRAFVTELVYGSTRMRRACDWLVDRFTDRPLDPDVRAVLRLGAYQLAFLQTPPHAAVSATVSAAPPRARGFVNAVLRKVAGALPPRWPDPATKLSYPDWIVRRLAADLGVDAAAEALEQMNVAPTVTERDDGYVQDEASQQVAAYVGASAGERVADLCAAPGGKATAMAAAFVAASDLLGFRVGLVQQNVRRLRLDTVAVVQADGRRPPYRPGSFDRVLLDAPCSGLGVLRRRPDARWRIEADDIDRLVVLQRQLLDAAVDLVRPGGVLVYSVCTLTLAESLGIDEWLADAHPTLAPLPPPVAPWEPLGRGARLLPQAAGTDGMYVLGLRKP, via the coding sequence ATGACGGCCTCCACCCCCCGCCCTTCTGGTCCGTCGATTCGGCGCCAGGGCGCCGGATCGACGGACCAGAACGCTCGGGCCGTCGCCGCCCAGGCGCTGCTGCGCATCGACGAGGGCGCCTACGCCAACCTCGTGGTGCCTGAGCTGCTCGACGCCTGTGACCTCTCGGCCCGCGACCGCGCCTTCGTCACCGAGCTCGTCTACGGCAGCACGCGCATGCGCCGGGCCTGCGACTGGCTGGTCGACCGCTTCACCGACCGGCCCCTCGACCCCGACGTGCGCGCCGTCCTGCGCCTCGGCGCCTACCAGCTCGCCTTCCTCCAGACGCCGCCCCACGCCGCAGTGTCGGCCACCGTCTCTGCCGCGCCACCGCGAGCCCGTGGGTTCGTCAACGCCGTGCTGCGCAAGGTGGCCGGCGCCCTGCCGCCGCGGTGGCCCGACCCCGCCACCAAGCTCAGCTACCCCGACTGGATCGTGCGCCGCCTGGCCGCCGACCTCGGCGTCGATGCCGCGGCCGAGGCGTTGGAGCAGATGAACGTCGCCCCCACGGTGACCGAGCGCGACGACGGCTACGTGCAGGACGAGGCGTCGCAACAGGTCGCTGCTTATGTGGGTGCGTCGGCGGGGGAGCGGGTGGCCGACCTGTGCGCCGCGCCGGGCGGCAAAGCGACGGCGATGGCGGCCGCCTTCGTGGCCGCCTCCGACCTACTCGGCTTCCGGGTGGGGCTGGTGCAGCAGAACGTGCGCCGCCTCCGGCTCGACACCGTGGCCGTGGTGCAGGCCGACGGGCGCAGGCCGCCCTACCGGCCAGGTTCGTTCGACCGGGTGCTGCTCGACGCGCCGTGCTCGGGGCTGGGCGTGCTGCGCCGGCGGCCCGACGCCCGGTGGCGCATCGAGGCCGACGACATCGACCGGCTCGTCGTCCTGCAACGCCAACTGCTCGACGCAGCCGTCGACCTGGTGCGGCCCGGAGGCGTGCTCGTCTACTCGGTGTGCACGCTGACGCTGGCCGAGTCGCTCGGCATCGACGAGTGGTTAGCCGACGCCCACCCCACGCTGGCGCCCCTGCCGCCGCCTGTGGCGCCGTGGGAACCGTTGGGGCGCGGCGCCCGCTTGCTCCCGCAGGCCGCAGGCACCGACGGGATGTACGTGCTCGGCCTGCGCAAGCCGTAG